The following are from one region of the Candidatus Neomarinimicrobiota bacterium genome:
- a CDS encoding NADH-quinone oxidoreductase subunit J codes for MITALFFIFATTAIVSALLVIFSRNTIYSALFLVMTLFSVAGIFLLLGAYFLAAVQVIVYAGAIMVLFLFVIMLLNLEKETKFFSFSNPRIILVSFFSVVFLGFIFTLIAGSVNLLNGGAENYTELGSVENIGLTLFTTYLLPFEITSLLLLVALVGAVLLSKRSLK; via the coding sequence TTGATTACCGCACTGTTTTTCATATTTGCGACGACGGCTATTGTCAGCGCATTATTGGTAATTTTCAGCCGAAACACTATTTACAGCGCACTTTTTCTTGTTATGACTCTTTTCTCCGTGGCAGGAATATTTCTATTATTGGGAGCATATTTTCTTGCGGCTGTGCAGGTGATTGTGTACGCCGGCGCCATTATGGTCCTCTTCTTGTTTGTAATTATGTTATTGAATCTTGAGAAGGAGACTAAATTCTTTTCGTTTTCAAATCCGCGTATCATTTTGGTTTCTTTTTTCTCTGTGGTGTTTTTAGGGTTTATTTTCACGCTAATTGCGGGTTCGGTTAATTTATTAAACGGTGGAGCAGAAAATTATACCGAACTCGGCTCGGTTGAGAATATTGGTTTGACGCTCTTCACTACTTATTTGTTGCCTTTTGAAATTACGTCGCTACTCCTGTTAGTCGCATTGGTGGGCGCTGTGCTTTTATCAAAAAGGAGTCTGAAATGA
- a CDS encoding NADH-quinone oxidoreductase subunit N has product MPEIVLSIGGMLMLFLELFMKERKSFHQWTAFSVFILAFMMVLTYGGDGNSGFGGMVRADLFSQFIAFIVLIGGTLTVLAGKEYFMERDWHRGEYYSLLLFASAGMLFMARGTDLIIIFLGLELLSISLYVLVGYFRDRLISNEAGLKYLLLGAFSSGFLLYGIAFIYGAFGTTNLMEIKAAGVPTGVTFLYIGISLLFVGLAFKVALVPFHMWSPDVYEGAPTPVTGFMATTTKAAAFAAMLRILLYSFPQIHIDLIPLLWLLSALTMTVGNVLAMQQRSVKRMLAYSSIAHAGYLMVAITTGSNVGAAGMLFYLLGYLFMNIGAFTVVQLLEGKDESQLDLESYAGLAKKRPALSIAMTVFMFALAGFPLTAGFTGKFYIFSTAVNEGFIWLIVIAVLNSLISVYYYLRVIVNMYMKPGETDGERLPTSYSAGLGLVICVYAVIHIGIFPSSFIRMAENAVSSLFK; this is encoded by the coding sequence ATGCCTGAAATAGTGTTGTCTATCGGCGGAATGCTGATGCTGTTTCTTGAGTTATTTATGAAAGAACGAAAATCTTTTCACCAATGGACGGCATTCAGTGTTTTTATTTTAGCATTTATGATGGTTCTGACATATGGCGGTGATGGAAACAGCGGATTCGGTGGGATGGTTCGAGCTGATTTATTTAGCCAATTTATCGCGTTCATTGTCCTAATCGGTGGAACGTTGACAGTTTTAGCCGGTAAGGAATATTTTATGGAGCGGGATTGGCATCGTGGAGAGTATTATTCGCTACTGCTTTTTGCTTCAGCCGGAATGTTATTTATGGCGCGTGGAACCGACTTAATTATAATATTTCTCGGCTTGGAACTGCTTTCAATCTCACTTTATGTGCTTGTGGGCTATTTCCGGGACAGACTTATTTCCAACGAGGCCGGACTCAAATATCTCCTGCTTGGAGCATTCTCATCAGGATTTTTATTATACGGGATTGCATTTATATACGGCGCTTTCGGAACTACAAATCTAATGGAGATCAAAGCGGCAGGCGTTCCAACCGGGGTGACTTTCCTATATATCGGTATAAGTTTGCTGTTTGTCGGATTGGCGTTTAAGGTAGCGCTCGTTCCGTTTCATATGTGGTCACCTGATGTCTATGAAGGCGCGCCTACGCCCGTCACAGGATTTATGGCTACCACAACAAAAGCAGCGGCGTTTGCAGCGATGCTTAGAATATTATTATATAGTTTTCCGCAAATCCATATTGACCTGATACCGTTACTCTGGCTTTTATCGGCACTGACAATGACAGTAGGAAATGTTCTGGCGATGCAGCAGAGGAGTGTGAAGCGGATGCTTGCGTATTCATCTATCGCTCATGCCGGATATCTGATGGTGGCGATTACGACCGGTTCCAACGTGGGAGCTGCCGGGATGTTATTTTATCTTTTGGGCTATCTCTTTATGAATATAGGAGCGTTTACGGTTGTGCAGCTGTTAGAAGGAAAAGACGAGTCACAATTGGATTTGGAAAGCTATGCGGGTTTAGCAAAAAAACGTCCCGCACTATCTATAGCGATGACAGTTTTTATGTTTGCGTTAGCTGGTTTCCCACTTACCGCAGGATTCACGGGGAAATTCTATATTTTCAGCACCGCCGTGAATGAAGGTTTTATCTGGCTGATAGTCATAGCTGTTCTGAATAGTCTAATCTCCGTATATTACTATCTGAGGGTGATAGTCAATATGTATATGAAACCGGGTGAGACCGACGGGGAACGATTACCCACAAGCTATTCAGCAGGGTTGGGGTTGGTTATATGCGTTTATGCTGTAATCCATATCGGAATTTTTCCAAGCTCATTCATAAGAATGGCGGAAAATGCCGTCTCCTCACTTTTTAAGTAA
- the nuoL gene encoding NADH-quinone oxidoreductase subunit L yields the protein MVNSTINIVWLIPLFPLIGFLLSGLYGKRIGDKLVGILSSGAIFLSFAASLFLLSKYIGLNQPGAEFHSTLFTWITVADLQVNFSYQIDSLSLLMAVMVTGVAFLIHVYSIGYMKGDAGYARFFSYMNLFTFMMLNLVLADNYLLMFLGWEGVGLCSYLLIGFWYEDEANASAGKKAFIVNRIGDFGFLLGALLLFTTFGSLTFSEIFSQLDGFAVGDGVITAITLLLFVGAIGKSAQIPLYVWLPDAMAGPTPVSALIHAATMVTAGVYMITRSSFLYVLAPTSMALIAVIGAATALFAATIALTQNDIKKVLAYSTISQLGYMFLALGVGAFTAGMFHLLTHAFFKSLMFLAAGSVMHALSNEQDMRYMGGLKKHTPKTYVVFLVGALAISGIPGLSGFFSKDEILWQAYSSSAGNIWFWIVGVIVAGLTAFYIFRLLFLTFHGEPRWKEGNKAHESPNVMTLPLIILALLSVVGGYLGIPAILGGGNKFHHFLQENVAQIPVASMTHTHNEEYTIMAISTAIALAGIFIAYLFYLRRKDLPDTLAIKAKSIYSLLMNKYYVDEIYDLLFVRSTKRLAIALWQKFDVAVIDGIVNGTGKVIIVFGSYLRLTQSGLVQSYAFSIFIGGLLIIGYFIFG from the coding sequence ATGGTGAATTCCACTATAAATATAGTCTGGCTGATTCCGCTATTTCCGTTAATCGGGTTTTTGCTAAGCGGATTATATGGAAAACGCATCGGCGACAAGTTAGTGGGAATACTGAGTTCCGGAGCGATTTTTCTCTCATTCGCTGCTTCTCTGTTTCTCCTTTCAAAATACATAGGGCTTAATCAGCCGGGAGCGGAATTTCACTCCACACTTTTCACCTGGATTACGGTAGCCGACCTTCAGGTAAACTTTAGCTATCAGATAGATTCACTGTCACTATTGATGGCCGTAATGGTCACAGGCGTAGCATTTTTAATTCACGTCTATTCCATCGGATATATGAAAGGGGACGCAGGATACGCTCGATTTTTTTCATATATGAACCTGTTCACATTTATGATGCTGAATCTTGTATTAGCAGATAACTATCTACTTATGTTCCTCGGATGGGAAGGTGTGGGACTTTGCTCATACCTGTTAATAGGATTCTGGTATGAGGATGAAGCGAATGCAAGCGCCGGGAAAAAGGCTTTTATTGTAAACAGGATAGGAGATTTCGGATTCCTGTTAGGAGCTCTGCTTTTATTCACCACATTCGGAAGTCTGACGTTTAGCGAAATTTTCTCGCAGCTGGATGGTTTTGCGGTTGGAGACGGCGTTATAACCGCCATAACTTTGCTTCTTTTTGTCGGCGCAATCGGTAAGTCCGCTCAAATTCCGCTTTACGTCTGGTTGCCCGACGCAATGGCGGGGCCTACTCCGGTGAGTGCGCTCATTCATGCCGCCACTATGGTCACTGCCGGTGTCTATATGATAACCCGAAGCAGTTTTTTATACGTGTTGGCACCGACTTCTATGGCTCTTATAGCGGTTATCGGAGCAGCGACGGCGCTGTTTGCAGCTACTATAGCGCTGACGCAGAATGACATCAAGAAAGTATTAGCGTATTCCACTATCAGTCAACTCGGTTATATGTTTCTTGCGCTTGGAGTGGGAGCGTTTACAGCGGGAATGTTTCATCTTCTTACTCATGCCTTTTTCAAGAGTCTGATGTTTCTTGCCGCCGGCTCGGTAATGCACGCACTCTCCAACGAACAGGATATGCGATATATGGGTGGGCTGAAAAAGCATACTCCGAAAACTTACGTTGTGTTTCTCGTTGGAGCATTAGCTATATCGGGAATCCCCGGACTTTCAGGTTTTTTCAGCAAAGACGAAATATTATGGCAAGCGTACAGCTCATCTGCTGGAAACATCTGGTTTTGGATTGTTGGAGTAATCGTGGCAGGTCTTACCGCTTTTTATATATTCAGACTACTGTTCCTTACCTTTCATGGAGAGCCGCGCTGGAAGGAGGGGAACAAAGCCCACGAATCTCCAAATGTGATGACACTCCCTCTGATTATTCTTGCGCTACTCTCAGTTGTAGGAGGATATTTAGGCATTCCTGCGATTCTCGGCGGAGGGAATAAGTTTCACCATTTCTTGCAGGAGAACGTGGCACAAATTCCCGTCGCCTCAATGACGCACACTCATAACGAAGAATATACTATAATGGCGATTTCCACGGCAATCGCATTGGCAGGAATCTTTATCGCGTATCTATTTTATCTGAGGCGAAAGGATTTGCCTGACACCCTTGCGATTAAAGCAAAATCTATCTATTCGCTATTGATGAACAAATATTATGTAGATGAGATTTATGACCTGCTCTTCGTTCGCTCCACAAAGAGGCTGGCGATCGCTCTCTGGCAGAAATTCGATGTAGCCGTCATTGACGGTATCGTAAACGGAACGGGTAAAGTAATAATAGTATTCGGGAGTTATCTGAGATTGACACAATCGGGTTTAGTGCAGAGCTATGCGTTTTCAATTTTTATCGGTGGGTTACTGATAATCGGATATTTTATTTTCGGGTAA
- the nuoH gene encoding NADH-quinone oxidoreductase subunit NuoH, giving the protein MLIDLAIIVTKILIVIGGIFFTVAYLILAERKVAGFIQERHGPNRVGFWGLLQPIADGVKTMLKEDILPTRANKIIYTLAPAMVLFPALLTFSVVPFGSGIEAFGRHISFQIVDINIGILFVFAITSLGVYGVVLGGWSSNNKFSLLGGLRSSAQMISYEIALGLSIIGIILLTGSLRLNDIVESQFEMWNIFRQPIAFLIFVVSIFAETNRLPFDLAESEQELVAGYHTEYSGFKYSMFMLGEYSNMITASALIVTLFFGGWDVPFVNESEMGLLGALISVISFAVKTAFFLFLYLWVRWTLPRFRYDQLMRLGWKILLPLALLNLILTAAWITYVE; this is encoded by the coding sequence ATGCTGATTGATCTGGCAATAATCGTAACTAAAATTCTGATTGTAATCGGGGGAATATTTTTCACCGTGGCATATCTCATTCTTGCAGAACGGAAGGTCGCCGGTTTCATTCAGGAACGGCACGGACCCAATAGGGTCGGATTTTGGGGATTGCTTCAGCCTATTGCGGATGGCGTAAAAACAATGTTAAAAGAGGATATACTTCCCACAAGAGCAAACAAAATAATCTATACTTTGGCTCCTGCTATGGTGCTATTCCCCGCTCTGCTGACATTTTCAGTAGTTCCATTCGGTTCAGGGATAGAAGCTTTCGGAAGGCATATAAGTTTTCAGATCGTTGATATTAACATCGGTATCCTCTTCGTTTTTGCAATTACCTCTCTCGGTGTTTACGGCGTTGTGCTGGGCGGATGGAGCTCCAACAACAAATTTTCTCTGTTGGGCGGATTGCGTTCCTCCGCGCAAATGATCTCTTATGAGATAGCTTTAGGGCTTTCAATAATTGGCATTATACTCTTGACAGGCTCGCTCAGACTTAATGACATAGTGGAATCGCAGTTCGAGATGTGGAACATTTTTCGTCAACCGATAGCATTTCTGATATTTGTCGTATCTATTTTTGCTGAGACGAATCGTTTACCATTTGATTTAGCTGAATCGGAACAGGAACTGGTGGCGGGCTATCACACGGAATACAGCGGCTTTAAATATTCTATGTTTATGTTAGGGGAATATTCCAATATGATTACGGCTTCGGCATTGATAGTCACCCTGTTCTTCGGAGGTTGGGATGTTCCATTCGTAAACGAAAGTGAGATGGGGCTGTTAGGCGCGCTGATTTCTGTTATTTCATTCGCAGTTAAAACGGCGTTTTTCCTCTTTTTATATTTGTGGGTGAGGTGGACTCTTCCACGCTTTCGCTACGATCAATTAATGCGTTTGGGATGGAAGATTCTTTTGCCGTTAGCTCTTCTTAACCTGATTCTTACAGCGGCATGGATTACTTATGTTGAGTAA
- a CDS encoding sodium:proton antiporter, which translates to MNLITTNKLCQLVLTVLLLFILPGISMASGGEGHPDLGSSLPVWSVIPFVGILLSIALFPLFAPHFWHQNFPKLAAMWAALFAIPFLYIYGSNAVEEILHIYLIDYIPFIILLWGLFVASGGILVKGTLQGSPKVNTVILIIGTILASMIGTTGASMLLIRPLLRANKWRKNRVHIVIFFIFLVSNVGGSLTPLGDPPLFLGFLHSVPFFWTMNLLPHMLFVSVLLLILFYLFDSYYYKKEEKPEEVQSAPEPLRMEGLTNFIFLGGIIIAVLQSGLWHGASFELGGVHLEVQNILRDVAIVIMGLLSLKFTSAEIRKDNEFSWFPIKEVAYLFAGIFMTIIPALLILKAGEKGSFGWLIAAVKTPSDFFWVTGILSSFLDNAPTYLTFFNTALGNFYAGIPESAAVAKLIAEKEIFLKAISTGAVFMGANTYIGNAPNFMVRSIAEESGIPMPSFFGYMFKYSIVILMPIFILVDLIFF; encoded by the coding sequence ATGAATTTGATTACGACAAATAAGCTCTGTCAACTCGTTCTGACCGTTCTGTTACTTTTCATATTACCCGGAATATCAATGGCGTCCGGAGGAGAGGGACATCCTGATTTAGGGAGTTCACTTCCGGTATGGAGTGTGATTCCATTCGTGGGTATTCTTCTTTCAATAGCGCTTTTCCCGCTGTTTGCGCCTCATTTTTGGCATCAAAACTTTCCAAAGTTAGCAGCTATGTGGGCAGCGTTATTTGCGATTCCGTTTTTGTATATATATGGGAGTAATGCGGTAGAAGAGATTTTGCATATTTATCTTATCGACTATATACCGTTTATTATTCTGCTCTGGGGATTGTTCGTTGCTTCCGGCGGGATATTGGTAAAGGGAACTCTTCAGGGTTCACCCAAAGTCAATACGGTGATATTGATTATAGGAACGATATTAGCGTCTATGATTGGAACAACGGGCGCATCAATGTTACTTATCAGACCGTTGTTAAGAGCAAACAAATGGCGTAAAAATAGAGTGCATATAGTTATTTTCTTCATCTTCCTTGTAAGCAATGTTGGAGGCTCGCTTACGCCGTTGGGAGACCCGCCTCTCTTTTTAGGATTTCTTCATTCTGTTCCCTTTTTCTGGACAATGAATTTACTTCCTCATATGTTGTTCGTTTCTGTTCTGTTATTAATTCTGTTCTATTTGTTCGACTCGTATTACTATAAAAAAGAGGAAAAACCTGAAGAGGTTCAGAGCGCGCCTGAACCACTGAGAATGGAGGGATTAACAAACTTTATTTTCTTAGGAGGTATTATAATTGCGGTGCTTCAGAGCGGTCTCTGGCATGGCGCTTCGTTTGAATTGGGCGGTGTTCATTTAGAAGTGCAAAACATTCTTAGGGATGTAGCTATTGTAATTATGGGGTTGTTATCTCTGAAATTTACTTCAGCTGAAATACGTAAAGATAATGAATTCAGCTGGTTTCCGATAAAGGAAGTAGCATATCTTTTCGCAGGGATATTTATGACTATTATTCCCGCCCTGTTGATATTGAAGGCCGGTGAAAAAGGCAGCTTCGGATGGCTGATAGCAGCTGTGAAAACACCCTCCGATTTCTTTTGGGTTACGGGTATTCTTTCCAGCTTTCTTGATAACGCCCCAACTTATCTGACCTTTTTCAATACAGCGCTTGGCAATTTCTACGCCGGCATTCCCGAGAGCGCCGCGGTGGCTAAATTGATAGCCGAGAAGGAAATATTTCTGAAGGCAATATCCACCGGAGCGGTATTTATGGGAGCAAACACATATATAGGAAACGCGCCGAATTTTATGGTCAGATCGATAGCGGAAGAATCAGGGATTCCGATGCCGAGTTTTTTCGGATATATGTTTAAATATTCTATAGTGATTCTTATGCCGATATTTATTTTAGTGGATTTGATATTTTTTTAG
- the cobO gene encoding cob(I)yrinic acid a,c-diamide adenosyltransferase — MKAPKRDKRTGILACYTGDGKGKSTAAFGTILRAVGYNWKVCVIQFIKGSWKYGEMEGFKQLEPEVDFFRKGLGFYKIMDDKLPEEDHKKAAAEALSFSLEKITSGVYDMIILDEFNVALQTELINEDDALELLRQRPKWLHLIITGRGATESIIKECDLVTEMKEIKHPYQSGIKAQKGFDF, encoded by the coding sequence ATGAAAGCTCCGAAGCGGGATAAACGTACCGGAATTCTCGCCTGTTATACAGGCGACGGTAAAGGAAAATCCACAGCGGCGTTCGGTACGATACTTCGTGCTGTTGGTTATAACTGGAAGGTATGTGTCATTCAATTCATTAAGGGTTCGTGGAAATACGGCGAAATGGAGGGATTTAAACAGCTGGAACCTGAAGTGGATTTTTTCCGAAAAGGTCTCGGATTCTATAAAATAATGGACGATAAACTTCCTGAAGAGGACCATAAAAAAGCAGCGGCGGAAGCGCTCAGCTTCTCTCTCGAGAAGATAACGTCAGGTGTTTACGATATGATTATACTCGATGAATTCAATGTTGCTCTGCAAACTGAATTGATAAATGAGGATGATGCCCTGGAACTTTTGAGACAGCGACCGAAATGGCTACACCTGATTATCACGGGACGCGGAGCCACTGAATCAATTATAAAAGAGTGCGATTTGGTTACCGAAATGAAAGAGATAAAGCATCCTTATCAATCGGGAATTAAAGCGCAGAAAGGTTTCGACTTCTAA
- a CDS encoding NADH-quinone oxidoreductase subunit M, giving the protein MIGILSLQILIPLLGILAVAAIPAKEKSLMKVAAIGFSLATFIASAVMLVRFEIGTSSMQFHEKLSWIPEWGISYNIGIDGISLFLVVLTTLLTPLALLSSWNSIKENIKGFLIAMLALEVGMIGVFLSLDLFLFYVFWEVMLIPMYFLIGIWGGENRIYATVKFMLYTMFGSLLMLVAIFLLYFESVKQFGSPTTDLLMLYKLDLPFDFQLWMFLAFTLSFAIKIPLFPFHTWLPDAHVEAPTAGSVILAGVLLKMGGYGLLRYSLPLFPEATLYMAPYILAVAVFGGIIYGALVAMVQPDMKKLVAYSSVSHMGFVVLGIFVLNQQGVQGALIQMLNHGISTGALFILVGFIYERRHTRMISDYGGLAKVMPFYAASFLIVVLSSLALPGLNGFVGEFLILVGSFKHSIFLTVFAALGVILAAVYLLWMYQRVMFGKITDEKNSALSDLSLREKWVIVPLIVLIIFIGVYPKPILERVEPSVTHLLNRINLNSNGDNQEISPDVSPLRPERN; this is encoded by the coding sequence ATGATAGGTATTCTCTCACTCCAGATATTGATTCCATTATTAGGAATTCTCGCTGTTGCGGCGATTCCGGCGAAGGAAAAATCGCTTATGAAGGTAGCTGCGATTGGGTTTTCTCTTGCGACTTTTATTGCGTCTGCGGTTATGCTTGTGCGGTTTGAAATAGGTACTTCAAGTATGCAGTTCCATGAAAAGCTGAGCTGGATTCCCGAATGGGGGATTTCTTATAATATTGGAATAGACGGCATAAGCCTGTTTCTTGTAGTTTTGACAACGTTGCTGACTCCGCTGGCGTTGCTATCGTCGTGGAACTCGATAAAAGAAAATATTAAAGGTTTTTTAATCGCCATGCTTGCTCTTGAGGTAGGTATGATTGGCGTGTTTCTCTCTCTCGACCTGTTTCTATTCTATGTTTTTTGGGAAGTGATGCTTATTCCGATGTATTTCTTGATCGGCATCTGGGGCGGGGAGAATAGGATTTACGCTACTGTTAAATTCATGTTATACACTATGTTTGGAAGCCTTTTGATGCTTGTGGCTATCTTTCTGCTTTATTTTGAAAGCGTTAAACAGTTTGGAAGCCCCACTACTGATTTACTGATGTTGTATAAACTTGATCTTCCCTTTGATTTCCAGCTTTGGATGTTCCTGGCTTTTACTCTGTCGTTCGCCATCAAAATACCCTTATTTCCGTTTCACACATGGCTTCCTGACGCTCATGTGGAAGCGCCCACAGCCGGGAGCGTGATACTTGCGGGCGTTCTCCTGAAAATGGGCGGTTATGGACTTCTCCGGTATTCGCTCCCGCTTTTCCCGGAAGCTACACTGTATATGGCGCCTTATATATTGGCGGTTGCAGTCTTCGGAGGGATAATTTACGGCGCGCTGGTGGCGATGGTTCAGCCTGATATGAAAAAACTCGTAGCGTATTCCAGCGTTTCGCATATGGGTTTCGTTGTTCTCGGTATTTTTGTTTTAAATCAGCAAGGGGTGCAGGGCGCGCTGATACAGATGCTAAATCATGGTATTTCCACCGGAGCACTGTTTATCTTAGTAGGCTTCATATACGAAAGACGGCACACCCGTATGATCTCCGATTACGGAGGATTGGCAAAAGTAATGCCGTTTTACGCGGCTTCATTTTTGATAGTTGTTCTCAGCAGCCTTGCGCTGCCGGGATTAAACGGATTCGTAGGTGAATTTTTAATTTTGGTCGGCTCCTTTAAACATAGTATTTTCCTTACGGTTTTTGCCGCGTTGGGCGTAATTCTTGCCGCAGTGTACCTATTATGGATGTATCAGCGCGTAATGTTCGGAAAGATAACCGATGAAAAGAATTCAGCTTTAAGCGATTTGTCACTGAGGGAAAAATGGGTGATAGTTCCATTGATAGTACTGATAATATTTATCGGCGTATATCCAAAACCGATCCTTGAAAGAGTCGAACCATCTGTGACACATTTACTGAACCGGATAAATTTAAACTCCAATGGCGATAATCAGGAAATATCTCCGGATGTTTCTCCTCTGCGCCCCGAAAGAAATTAA
- the nuoK gene encoding NADH-quinone oxidoreductase subunit NuoK, with product MTPPLEYYLGLGAILFAIGVMGVLIRRNAIIVFMSIELMLNAVNLTLVSFSRYMSNVDGQIFVFFVMTLAAAEVAVGLAIIVAMYRNKESINISEMNLLRW from the coding sequence ATGACACCGCCTTTAGAATATTACCTCGGATTGGGAGCGATACTTTTTGCCATCGGCGTTATGGGAGTTCTCATACGAAGAAACGCTATTATAGTTTTTATGTCGATAGAATTAATGCTGAACGCCGTAAATCTGACGCTTGTCTCTTTTTCCCGGTATATGAGCAATGTGGACGGTCAGATCTTCGTATTTTTCGTAATGACTTTGGCTGCCGCAGAAGTGGCGGTGGGATTAGCGATTATAGTTGCTATGTACAGGAATAAAGAATCCATAAATATCAGCGAGATGAATCTGTTAAGATGGTGA
- a CDS encoding molybdopterin-dependent oxidoreductase — MPFIKINDKELEVEKGSRLLQVALDNGVDLPHYCYHEGLSIAGNCRMCCVEVDGMPGLQISCNVTIGELPQDKKVDGKYDMVVRTESEEVKDSRSRVLELLLLNHPIDCPVCDQAGECYLQDYSFAHGNAHSRFEEEKRVNPKKQLGHEIWIYPNRCVLCSRCIRFCDEIVGDPQLIVRNRGYNSIIDVRDSQPLDNKLSGNTADICPVGSLVSNDFLHKTRVWNLTETETICKDCSVGCNIKVGTTKNEIQRIKPRRNDEVNSFWMCDDGRLGYHSSDKIERIQSPMIKEGDSFKPVSWTEAFESLKKSLLGDSDISPDNISFMGSANCTNEENYLIRKIAESLSVPAQNLCINPGKVEGEPIIYKSGFRISPDKTPNRNGAIAMMGLKDSADENDPFKGKIKAVYLHYGATSDYMNEANLEAIKKLDYFAVQSAYMSDAAKLADLILPASIHYEKNGTMLNDSGRVQRLMNVIEPPIGVREDWKVLSQLGKALGCDGMDYKTVDEITDEIAGSVKGFENISSESLGSLGISIDSKIKEMKEVSA, encoded by the coding sequence ATGCCGTTTATTAAGATTAACGATAAAGAATTAGAAGTCGAAAAAGGCTCTCGCCTTCTTCAGGTAGCGTTAGATAACGGTGTTGATCTACCCCATTATTGTTATCACGAGGGACTATCAATCGCCGGTAATTGCAGGATGTGCTGCGTTGAGGTTGACGGGATGCCGGGTCTTCAGATATCCTGCAATGTTACGATTGGCGAGCTTCCTCAAGACAAAAAAGTTGACGGGAAATATGATATGGTAGTCCGGACAGAATCTGAAGAGGTCAAAGATTCTCGTTCGAGAGTCCTGGAGCTTTTGCTTCTGAATCATCCGATTGACTGTCCGGTGTGCGACCAGGCGGGAGAGTGTTATCTTCAGGATTATTCTTTTGCTCACGGAAACGCGCATAGTCGGTTTGAAGAGGAAAAGCGGGTAAATCCGAAGAAACAACTCGGGCATGAAATCTGGATTTATCCTAACCGGTGTGTGCTCTGCTCAAGATGCATTCGTTTTTGTGATGAAATAGTGGGAGACCCTCAGCTGATCGTGCGAAACAGAGGCTATAACTCTATTATAGATGTAAGAGATAGTCAACCTTTGGATAATAAGCTGTCCGGAAATACGGCTGATATATGCCCTGTAGGAAGTCTTGTAAGCAACGATTTCTTACATAAAACGAGGGTTTGGAATCTTACTGAAACTGAAACGATTTGCAAGGATTGTTCGGTCGGGTGCAACATAAAGGTCGGGACAACTAAAAACGAAATTCAGCGGATTAAGCCTCGCAGAAATGATGAAGTGAACAGTTTTTGGATGTGTGATGATGGCAGACTCGGATATCATTCCTCGGATAAAATTGAGCGGATTCAATCCCCGATGATTAAAGAAGGCGATAGTTTTAAACCGGTATCCTGGACTGAGGCGTTTGAATCACTGAAGAAAAGTCTTCTCGGCGACAGTGATATTTCACCTGATAATATATCGTTTATGGGTTCTGCAAATTGTACGAACGAAGAGAATTATCTTATTCGGAAAATTGCAGAATCTTTGTCCGTTCCGGCACAGAATTTATGTATTAATCCCGGAAAAGTAGAGGGCGAACCGATAATATATAAGAGCGGATTTAGAATATCTCCCGATAAGACACCCAACAGAAACGGCGCAATTGCAATGATGGGTTTGAAGGATTCAGCTGATGAGAACGATCCGTTTAAAGGAAAGATTAAAGCTGTTTATTTGCATTACGGGGCAACTTCTGATTATATGAATGAAGCAAATCTTGAAGCAATAAAAAAATTGGATTATTTTGCGGTTCAATCGGCATATATGTCTGATGCAGCCAAACTCGCTGATCTGATATTACCGGCATCTATTCACTATGAAAAGAACGGTACGATGTTGAATGACAGTGGAAGAGTGCAAAGGCTGATGAATGTTATCGAACCTCCAATAGGTGTGAGGGAAGACTGGAAAGTCCTGTCTCAGCTCGGTAAAGCGCTTGGATGCGACGGTATGGATTACAAGACGGTGGACGAGATCACAGATGAAATAGCAGGTAGCGTTAAAGGATTTGAGAATATCAGCTCCGAATCATTAGGCTCACTCGGCATATCAATAGATAGTAAAATTAAAGAAATGAAAGAGGTCTCCGCCTGA